From a single Sus scrofa isolate TJ Tabasco breed Duroc chromosome 13, Sscrofa11.1, whole genome shotgun sequence genomic region:
- the NEPRO gene encoding nucleolus and neural progenitor protein isoform X2, translating into MAALPPSPELWNRVRIPKAGSRSTVIVQNPDTPLDLCIAAVIKECSLVILSLKSQTLDAETDVLCAFLYSNHNRMGRHKPHLALKQVEQCLKRLKNMDLEGSIQDLSELFSSNENQPVNSKACVIPSQPVVEMVLMKILGGCKLLLRLLDCCCRTFLLTVKHLGLQEFVILNLVMVGLVSRLWVLYKDVLKRLISLYEPLFGLLQEVSKIQPLPYFKGFTFPSDIAEFLGQPYFEVFKKKMPTVFAAKGVTKLLNKLFLTKEQSQRSSEETLLKISKKAKQMKIDIQNNVDLGQPVKNKKILKEKSSEFDVRAFCKQLKHKAMQETSVAFKCSQAKLMATKHSSQKAIGTCIKSFVQRFREADTFRQLSEEIQTAILWCRSKKLKAQTAFLGNKLLKSNRLKHLEAQGYSLPKKLECIKTSICNCLLHGSGIKTSKHRLRQRRSQNKFSLRQRKPQRKLQSILSKEIQQSPKGTQSATDIFKGRLSHPAVHRTDLYPNKQQLLSTGVSNPFIQTKEEQTHENLRGSNENERTMMQTNKHNTLGTIQTDDIDDIFALMGV; encoded by the exons ATGGCTGCGCTGCCGCCGAGCCCGGAACTGTGGAACCGCGTGAGGATCCCCAAAGCCGGCAGCCGCAGTACAGTAATCGTGCAGAACCCTGACACACCGCTGG ACCTTTGCATTGCAGCTGTAATTAAAGAATGCTCTCTTGTTATACTGTCACTGAAGAGCCAAACCTTAGATGCAGAAACGGATGTGTTATGCGCATTCCTTTACAGCAATCACAACAGAATGGGCCGCCACAAACCCCATTTGGCCCTCAAACAG GTTGAACAGTGTTTAAAACGCCTGAAAAACATGGATTTGGAAGGTTCAATTCAAGATCTCTCTGAGTTGTTTTCTTCTAA TGAAAATCAGCCTGTAAATTCCAAAGCTTGCGTCATCCCCAGCCAACCAGTGGTAGAAATGGTGTTGATGAAGATTTTGGGAGGCTGCAAGTTGCTACTGCGCTTGTTGGACTGCTGCTGCAGGACATTTCT CTTGACTGTGAAACACCTAGGTTTGCAAGAATTCGTTATTTTAAACCTTGTGATGGTTGGGCTGGTGAGCAGATTATG GGTTCTttataaagatgttttaaaaagactGATTTCTTTATATGAGCCATTGTTTGGATTACTTCAGGAGGTCTCCAAGATTCAACCATTGCCTTACTTCAAAGGTTTTACCTTTCCTTCTGATATTGCCGAATTTTTAGGACAGCCCTATTTTGaagtctttaagaaaaaaatgcctacAGTTTTTGCAGCTAAAGGAGTAACCAAATTGCTCAATAAACTGTTTTTAACAAAAGAGCAATCACAGAGGTCCAGTGAAGAAACTTtacttaaaatttccaaaaaagctAAACAAATGAAGATCGACATACAGAATAATGTGGATCTTGGACAGCCagtaaagaataagaaaatcttaaaag AAAAGTCATCAGAATTTGATGTGAGGGCTTTCTGCAAACAGCTGAAACACAAAGCTATGCAG GAGACCAGTGTTGCATTTAAATGTTCTCAAGCCAAACTAATGGCAACCAAACATTCTTCTCAGAAAGCAATAGGAACTTGCATAAAAAGTTTTGTGCAAAGATTCCGAGAGGCTGACACTTTCAGACAACTTTCTGAAGAAATCCAAACGGCAATTCTGTGGTGTAGGAGCAAAAAACTCAAGGCCCAGACTGCCTTTCTGGGTAATAAACTTCTTAAAAGTAACCGGCTTAAACATTTGGAAGCTCAAGGCTACAG TTTGCCAAAGAAACTAGAGTGCATAAAAACCTCTATTTGCAACTGCCTTCTTCATGGCTCAGGTATCAAAACTTCAAAGCATCGTCTGAGACAAAGAAGATCACAGAATAAATTTTCACTGAGACAAAGGAAACCACAGAGAAAGTTACAGTCAATTCTTTCAAAGGAAATCCAGCAGTCCCCTAAAGGGACCCAGAGTGCTACAGACATCTTTAAAGGAAGACTCTCACACCCTGCAGTTCATAGAACTGATCTCTACCCTAACAAGCAGCAACTCCTGAGTACAGGAGTTTCAAATCCTTTCATACAAACCAAGGAGGAACAAACTCATGAAAATCTTAGAggaagcaatgaaaatgaaaggacaatgatgcaaacaaataaacataatacATTAGGAACCATTCAGACAGATGACATTGatgatatttttgctttaatgGGTGTTTAG
- the NEPRO gene encoding nucleolus and neural progenitor protein isoform X1, which translates to MAALPPSPELWNRVRIPKAGSRSTVIVQNPDTPLDLCIAAVIKECSLVILSLKSQTLDAETDVLCAFLYSNHNRMGRHKPHLALKQVEQCLKRLKNMDLEGSIQDLSELFSSNENQPVNSKACVIPSQPVVEMVLMKILGGCKLLLRLLDCCCRTFLLTVKHLGLQEFVILNLVMVGLVSRLWVLYKDVLKRLISLYEPLFGLLQEVSKIQPLPYFKGFTFPSDIAEFLGQPYFEVFKKKMPTVFAAKGVTKLLNKLFLTKEQSQRSSEETLLKISKKAKQMKIDIQNNVDLGQPVKNKKILKEKSSEFDVRAFCKQLKHKAMQELWLSVTFETSAVHPPVPRRAGSSYLTLKPSKFKETSVAFKCSQAKLMATKHSSQKAIGTCIKSFVQRFREADTFRQLSEEIQTAILWCRSKKLKAQTAFLGNKLLKSNRLKHLEAQGYSLPKKLECIKTSICNCLLHGSGIKTSKHRLRQRRSQNKFSLRQRKPQRKLQSILSKEIQQSPKGTQSATDIFKGRLSHPAVHRTDLYPNKQQLLSTGVSNPFIQTKEEQTHENLRGSNENERTMMQTNKHNTLGTIQTDDIDDIFALMGV; encoded by the exons ATGGCTGCGCTGCCGCCGAGCCCGGAACTGTGGAACCGCGTGAGGATCCCCAAAGCCGGCAGCCGCAGTACAGTAATCGTGCAGAACCCTGACACACCGCTGG ACCTTTGCATTGCAGCTGTAATTAAAGAATGCTCTCTTGTTATACTGTCACTGAAGAGCCAAACCTTAGATGCAGAAACGGATGTGTTATGCGCATTCCTTTACAGCAATCACAACAGAATGGGCCGCCACAAACCCCATTTGGCCCTCAAACAG GTTGAACAGTGTTTAAAACGCCTGAAAAACATGGATTTGGAAGGTTCAATTCAAGATCTCTCTGAGTTGTTTTCTTCTAA TGAAAATCAGCCTGTAAATTCCAAAGCTTGCGTCATCCCCAGCCAACCAGTGGTAGAAATGGTGTTGATGAAGATTTTGGGAGGCTGCAAGTTGCTACTGCGCTTGTTGGACTGCTGCTGCAGGACATTTCT CTTGACTGTGAAACACCTAGGTTTGCAAGAATTCGTTATTTTAAACCTTGTGATGGTTGGGCTGGTGAGCAGATTATG GGTTCTttataaagatgttttaaaaagactGATTTCTTTATATGAGCCATTGTTTGGATTACTTCAGGAGGTCTCCAAGATTCAACCATTGCCTTACTTCAAAGGTTTTACCTTTCCTTCTGATATTGCCGAATTTTTAGGACAGCCCTATTTTGaagtctttaagaaaaaaatgcctacAGTTTTTGCAGCTAAAGGAGTAACCAAATTGCTCAATAAACTGTTTTTAACAAAAGAGCAATCACAGAGGTCCAGTGAAGAAACTTtacttaaaatttccaaaaaagctAAACAAATGAAGATCGACATACAGAATAATGTGGATCTTGGACAGCCagtaaagaataagaaaatcttaaaag AAAAGTCATCAGAATTTGATGTGAGGGCTTTCTGCAAACAGCTGAAACACAAAGCTATGCAG GAACTGTGGCTCTCTGTGACCTTTGAAACTTCTGCAGTCCATCCACCTGTTCCTAGGAGAGCTGGTTCCAGTTACTTGACTCTGAAACCAAGTAAATTTAAG GAGACCAGTGTTGCATTTAAATGTTCTCAAGCCAAACTAATGGCAACCAAACATTCTTCTCAGAAAGCAATAGGAACTTGCATAAAAAGTTTTGTGCAAAGATTCCGAGAGGCTGACACTTTCAGACAACTTTCTGAAGAAATCCAAACGGCAATTCTGTGGTGTAGGAGCAAAAAACTCAAGGCCCAGACTGCCTTTCTGGGTAATAAACTTCTTAAAAGTAACCGGCTTAAACATTTGGAAGCTCAAGGCTACAG TTTGCCAAAGAAACTAGAGTGCATAAAAACCTCTATTTGCAACTGCCTTCTTCATGGCTCAGGTATCAAAACTTCAAAGCATCGTCTGAGACAAAGAAGATCACAGAATAAATTTTCACTGAGACAAAGGAAACCACAGAGAAAGTTACAGTCAATTCTTTCAAAGGAAATCCAGCAGTCCCCTAAAGGGACCCAGAGTGCTACAGACATCTTTAAAGGAAGACTCTCACACCCTGCAGTTCATAGAACTGATCTCTACCCTAACAAGCAGCAACTCCTGAGTACAGGAGTTTCAAATCCTTTCATACAAACCAAGGAGGAACAAACTCATGAAAATCTTAGAggaagcaatgaaaatgaaaggacaatgatgcaaacaaataaacataatacATTAGGAACCATTCAGACAGATGACATTGatgatatttttgctttaatgGGTGTTTAG
- the NEPRO gene encoding nucleolus and neural progenitor protein isoform X3, with amino-acid sequence MGRHKPHLALKQVEQCLKRLKNMDLEGSIQDLSELFSSNENQPVNSKACVIPSQPVVEMVLMKILGGCKLLLRLLDCCCRTFLLTVKHLGLQEFVILNLVMVGLVSRLWVLYKDVLKRLISLYEPLFGLLQEVSKIQPLPYFKGFTFPSDIAEFLGQPYFEVFKKKMPTVFAAKGVTKLLNKLFLTKEQSQRSSEETLLKISKKAKQMKIDIQNNVDLGQPVKNKKILKEKSSEFDVRAFCKQLKHKAMQELWLSVTFETSAVHPPVPRRAGSSYLTLKPSKFKETSVAFKCSQAKLMATKHSSQKAIGTCIKSFVQRFREADTFRQLSEEIQTAILWCRSKKLKAQTAFLGNKLLKSNRLKHLEAQGYSLPKKLECIKTSICNCLLHGSGIKTSKHRLRQRRSQNKFSLRQRKPQRKLQSILSKEIQQSPKGTQSATDIFKGRLSHPAVHRTDLYPNKQQLLSTGVSNPFIQTKEEQTHENLRGSNENERTMMQTNKHNTLGTIQTDDIDDIFALMGV; translated from the exons ATGGGCCGCCACAAACCCCATTTGGCCCTCAAACAG GTTGAACAGTGTTTAAAACGCCTGAAAAACATGGATTTGGAAGGTTCAATTCAAGATCTCTCTGAGTTGTTTTCTTCTAA TGAAAATCAGCCTGTAAATTCCAAAGCTTGCGTCATCCCCAGCCAACCAGTGGTAGAAATGGTGTTGATGAAGATTTTGGGAGGCTGCAAGTTGCTACTGCGCTTGTTGGACTGCTGCTGCAGGACATTTCT CTTGACTGTGAAACACCTAGGTTTGCAAGAATTCGTTATTTTAAACCTTGTGATGGTTGGGCTGGTGAGCAGATTATG GGTTCTttataaagatgttttaaaaagactGATTTCTTTATATGAGCCATTGTTTGGATTACTTCAGGAGGTCTCCAAGATTCAACCATTGCCTTACTTCAAAGGTTTTACCTTTCCTTCTGATATTGCCGAATTTTTAGGACAGCCCTATTTTGaagtctttaagaaaaaaatgcctacAGTTTTTGCAGCTAAAGGAGTAACCAAATTGCTCAATAAACTGTTTTTAACAAAAGAGCAATCACAGAGGTCCAGTGAAGAAACTTtacttaaaatttccaaaaaagctAAACAAATGAAGATCGACATACAGAATAATGTGGATCTTGGACAGCCagtaaagaataagaaaatcttaaaag AAAAGTCATCAGAATTTGATGTGAGGGCTTTCTGCAAACAGCTGAAACACAAAGCTATGCAG GAACTGTGGCTCTCTGTGACCTTTGAAACTTCTGCAGTCCATCCACCTGTTCCTAGGAGAGCTGGTTCCAGTTACTTGACTCTGAAACCAAGTAAATTTAAG GAGACCAGTGTTGCATTTAAATGTTCTCAAGCCAAACTAATGGCAACCAAACATTCTTCTCAGAAAGCAATAGGAACTTGCATAAAAAGTTTTGTGCAAAGATTCCGAGAGGCTGACACTTTCAGACAACTTTCTGAAGAAATCCAAACGGCAATTCTGTGGTGTAGGAGCAAAAAACTCAAGGCCCAGACTGCCTTTCTGGGTAATAAACTTCTTAAAAGTAACCGGCTTAAACATTTGGAAGCTCAAGGCTACAG TTTGCCAAAGAAACTAGAGTGCATAAAAACCTCTATTTGCAACTGCCTTCTTCATGGCTCAGGTATCAAAACTTCAAAGCATCGTCTGAGACAAAGAAGATCACAGAATAAATTTTCACTGAGACAAAGGAAACCACAGAGAAAGTTACAGTCAATTCTTTCAAAGGAAATCCAGCAGTCCCCTAAAGGGACCCAGAGTGCTACAGACATCTTTAAAGGAAGACTCTCACACCCTGCAGTTCATAGAACTGATCTCTACCCTAACAAGCAGCAACTCCTGAGTACAGGAGTTTCAAATCCTTTCATACAAACCAAGGAGGAACAAACTCATGAAAATCTTAGAggaagcaatgaaaatgaaaggacaatgatgcaaacaaataaacataatacATTAGGAACCATTCAGACAGATGACATTGatgatatttttgctttaatgGGTGTTTAG
- the NEPRO gene encoding nucleolus and neural progenitor protein isoform X5 encodes MGRHKPHLALKQVEQCLKRLKNMDLEGSIQDLSELFSSNENQPVNSKACVIPSQPVVEMVLMKILGGCKLLLRLLDCCCRTFLLTVKHLGLQEFVILNLVMVGLVSRLWVLYKDVLKRLISLYEPLFGLLQEVSKIQPLPYFKGFTFPSDIAEFLGQPYFEVFKKKMPTVFAAKGVTKLLNKLFLTKEQSQRSSEETLLKISKKAKQMKIDIQNNVDLGQPVKNKKILKEKSSEFDVRAFCKQLKHKAMQETSVAFKCSQAKLMATKHSSQKAIGTCIKSFVQRFREADTFRQLSEEIQTAILWCRSKKLKAQTAFLGNKLLKSNRLKHLEAQGYSLPKKLECIKTSICNCLLHGSGIKTSKHRLRQRRSQNKFSLRQRKPQRKLQSILSKEIQQSPKGTQSATDIFKGRLSHPAVHRTDLYPNKQQLLSTGVSNPFIQTKEEQTHENLRGSNENERTMMQTNKHNTLGTIQTDDIDDIFALMGV; translated from the exons ATGGGCCGCCACAAACCCCATTTGGCCCTCAAACAG GTTGAACAGTGTTTAAAACGCCTGAAAAACATGGATTTGGAAGGTTCAATTCAAGATCTCTCTGAGTTGTTTTCTTCTAA TGAAAATCAGCCTGTAAATTCCAAAGCTTGCGTCATCCCCAGCCAACCAGTGGTAGAAATGGTGTTGATGAAGATTTTGGGAGGCTGCAAGTTGCTACTGCGCTTGTTGGACTGCTGCTGCAGGACATTTCT CTTGACTGTGAAACACCTAGGTTTGCAAGAATTCGTTATTTTAAACCTTGTGATGGTTGGGCTGGTGAGCAGATTATG GGTTCTttataaagatgttttaaaaagactGATTTCTTTATATGAGCCATTGTTTGGATTACTTCAGGAGGTCTCCAAGATTCAACCATTGCCTTACTTCAAAGGTTTTACCTTTCCTTCTGATATTGCCGAATTTTTAGGACAGCCCTATTTTGaagtctttaagaaaaaaatgcctacAGTTTTTGCAGCTAAAGGAGTAACCAAATTGCTCAATAAACTGTTTTTAACAAAAGAGCAATCACAGAGGTCCAGTGAAGAAACTTtacttaaaatttccaaaaaagctAAACAAATGAAGATCGACATACAGAATAATGTGGATCTTGGACAGCCagtaaagaataagaaaatcttaaaag AAAAGTCATCAGAATTTGATGTGAGGGCTTTCTGCAAACAGCTGAAACACAAAGCTATGCAG GAGACCAGTGTTGCATTTAAATGTTCTCAAGCCAAACTAATGGCAACCAAACATTCTTCTCAGAAAGCAATAGGAACTTGCATAAAAAGTTTTGTGCAAAGATTCCGAGAGGCTGACACTTTCAGACAACTTTCTGAAGAAATCCAAACGGCAATTCTGTGGTGTAGGAGCAAAAAACTCAAGGCCCAGACTGCCTTTCTGGGTAATAAACTTCTTAAAAGTAACCGGCTTAAACATTTGGAAGCTCAAGGCTACAG TTTGCCAAAGAAACTAGAGTGCATAAAAACCTCTATTTGCAACTGCCTTCTTCATGGCTCAGGTATCAAAACTTCAAAGCATCGTCTGAGACAAAGAAGATCACAGAATAAATTTTCACTGAGACAAAGGAAACCACAGAGAAAGTTACAGTCAATTCTTTCAAAGGAAATCCAGCAGTCCCCTAAAGGGACCCAGAGTGCTACAGACATCTTTAAAGGAAGACTCTCACACCCTGCAGTTCATAGAACTGATCTCTACCCTAACAAGCAGCAACTCCTGAGTACAGGAGTTTCAAATCCTTTCATACAAACCAAGGAGGAACAAACTCATGAAAATCTTAGAggaagcaatgaaaatgaaaggacaatgatgcaaacaaataaacataatacATTAGGAACCATTCAGACAGATGACATTGatgatatttttgctttaatgGGTGTTTAG
- the NEPRO gene encoding nucleolus and neural progenitor protein isoform X4 — translation MDLEGSIQDLSELFSSNENQPVNSKACVIPSQPVVEMVLMKILGGCKLLLRLLDCCCRTFLLTVKHLGLQEFVILNLVMVGLVSRLWVLYKDVLKRLISLYEPLFGLLQEVSKIQPLPYFKGFTFPSDIAEFLGQPYFEVFKKKMPTVFAAKGVTKLLNKLFLTKEQSQRSSEETLLKISKKAKQMKIDIQNNVDLGQPVKNKKILKEKSSEFDVRAFCKQLKHKAMQELWLSVTFETSAVHPPVPRRAGSSYLTLKPSKFKETSVAFKCSQAKLMATKHSSQKAIGTCIKSFVQRFREADTFRQLSEEIQTAILWCRSKKLKAQTAFLGNKLLKSNRLKHLEAQGYSLPKKLECIKTSICNCLLHGSGIKTSKHRLRQRRSQNKFSLRQRKPQRKLQSILSKEIQQSPKGTQSATDIFKGRLSHPAVHRTDLYPNKQQLLSTGVSNPFIQTKEEQTHENLRGSNENERTMMQTNKHNTLGTIQTDDIDDIFALMGV, via the exons ATGGATTTGGAAGGTTCAATTCAAGATCTCTCTGAGTTGTTTTCTTCTAA TGAAAATCAGCCTGTAAATTCCAAAGCTTGCGTCATCCCCAGCCAACCAGTGGTAGAAATGGTGTTGATGAAGATTTTGGGAGGCTGCAAGTTGCTACTGCGCTTGTTGGACTGCTGCTGCAGGACATTTCT CTTGACTGTGAAACACCTAGGTTTGCAAGAATTCGTTATTTTAAACCTTGTGATGGTTGGGCTGGTGAGCAGATTATG GGTTCTttataaagatgttttaaaaagactGATTTCTTTATATGAGCCATTGTTTGGATTACTTCAGGAGGTCTCCAAGATTCAACCATTGCCTTACTTCAAAGGTTTTACCTTTCCTTCTGATATTGCCGAATTTTTAGGACAGCCCTATTTTGaagtctttaagaaaaaaatgcctacAGTTTTTGCAGCTAAAGGAGTAACCAAATTGCTCAATAAACTGTTTTTAACAAAAGAGCAATCACAGAGGTCCAGTGAAGAAACTTtacttaaaatttccaaaaaagctAAACAAATGAAGATCGACATACAGAATAATGTGGATCTTGGACAGCCagtaaagaataagaaaatcttaaaag AAAAGTCATCAGAATTTGATGTGAGGGCTTTCTGCAAACAGCTGAAACACAAAGCTATGCAG GAACTGTGGCTCTCTGTGACCTTTGAAACTTCTGCAGTCCATCCACCTGTTCCTAGGAGAGCTGGTTCCAGTTACTTGACTCTGAAACCAAGTAAATTTAAG GAGACCAGTGTTGCATTTAAATGTTCTCAAGCCAAACTAATGGCAACCAAACATTCTTCTCAGAAAGCAATAGGAACTTGCATAAAAAGTTTTGTGCAAAGATTCCGAGAGGCTGACACTTTCAGACAACTTTCTGAAGAAATCCAAACGGCAATTCTGTGGTGTAGGAGCAAAAAACTCAAGGCCCAGACTGCCTTTCTGGGTAATAAACTTCTTAAAAGTAACCGGCTTAAACATTTGGAAGCTCAAGGCTACAG TTTGCCAAAGAAACTAGAGTGCATAAAAACCTCTATTTGCAACTGCCTTCTTCATGGCTCAGGTATCAAAACTTCAAAGCATCGTCTGAGACAAAGAAGATCACAGAATAAATTTTCACTGAGACAAAGGAAACCACAGAGAAAGTTACAGTCAATTCTTTCAAAGGAAATCCAGCAGTCCCCTAAAGGGACCCAGAGTGCTACAGACATCTTTAAAGGAAGACTCTCACACCCTGCAGTTCATAGAACTGATCTCTACCCTAACAAGCAGCAACTCCTGAGTACAGGAGTTTCAAATCCTTTCATACAAACCAAGGAGGAACAAACTCATGAAAATCTTAGAggaagcaatgaaaatgaaaggacaatgatgcaaacaaataaacataatacATTAGGAACCATTCAGACAGATGACATTGatgatatttttgctttaatgGGTGTTTAG
- the NEPRO gene encoding nucleolus and neural progenitor protein isoform X6 has product MDLEGSIQDLSELFSSNENQPVNSKACVIPSQPVVEMVLMKILGGCKLLLRLLDCCCRTFLLTVKHLGLQEFVILNLVMVGLVSRLWVLYKDVLKRLISLYEPLFGLLQEVSKIQPLPYFKGFTFPSDIAEFLGQPYFEVFKKKMPTVFAAKGVTKLLNKLFLTKEQSQRSSEETLLKISKKAKQMKIDIQNNVDLGQPVKNKKILKEKSSEFDVRAFCKQLKHKAMQETSVAFKCSQAKLMATKHSSQKAIGTCIKSFVQRFREADTFRQLSEEIQTAILWCRSKKLKAQTAFLGNKLLKSNRLKHLEAQGYSLPKKLECIKTSICNCLLHGSGIKTSKHRLRQRRSQNKFSLRQRKPQRKLQSILSKEIQQSPKGTQSATDIFKGRLSHPAVHRTDLYPNKQQLLSTGVSNPFIQTKEEQTHENLRGSNENERTMMQTNKHNTLGTIQTDDIDDIFALMGV; this is encoded by the exons ATGGATTTGGAAGGTTCAATTCAAGATCTCTCTGAGTTGTTTTCTTCTAA TGAAAATCAGCCTGTAAATTCCAAAGCTTGCGTCATCCCCAGCCAACCAGTGGTAGAAATGGTGTTGATGAAGATTTTGGGAGGCTGCAAGTTGCTACTGCGCTTGTTGGACTGCTGCTGCAGGACATTTCT CTTGACTGTGAAACACCTAGGTTTGCAAGAATTCGTTATTTTAAACCTTGTGATGGTTGGGCTGGTGAGCAGATTATG GGTTCTttataaagatgttttaaaaagactGATTTCTTTATATGAGCCATTGTTTGGATTACTTCAGGAGGTCTCCAAGATTCAACCATTGCCTTACTTCAAAGGTTTTACCTTTCCTTCTGATATTGCCGAATTTTTAGGACAGCCCTATTTTGaagtctttaagaaaaaaatgcctacAGTTTTTGCAGCTAAAGGAGTAACCAAATTGCTCAATAAACTGTTTTTAACAAAAGAGCAATCACAGAGGTCCAGTGAAGAAACTTtacttaaaatttccaaaaaagctAAACAAATGAAGATCGACATACAGAATAATGTGGATCTTGGACAGCCagtaaagaataagaaaatcttaaaag AAAAGTCATCAGAATTTGATGTGAGGGCTTTCTGCAAACAGCTGAAACACAAAGCTATGCAG GAGACCAGTGTTGCATTTAAATGTTCTCAAGCCAAACTAATGGCAACCAAACATTCTTCTCAGAAAGCAATAGGAACTTGCATAAAAAGTTTTGTGCAAAGATTCCGAGAGGCTGACACTTTCAGACAACTTTCTGAAGAAATCCAAACGGCAATTCTGTGGTGTAGGAGCAAAAAACTCAAGGCCCAGACTGCCTTTCTGGGTAATAAACTTCTTAAAAGTAACCGGCTTAAACATTTGGAAGCTCAAGGCTACAG TTTGCCAAAGAAACTAGAGTGCATAAAAACCTCTATTTGCAACTGCCTTCTTCATGGCTCAGGTATCAAAACTTCAAAGCATCGTCTGAGACAAAGAAGATCACAGAATAAATTTTCACTGAGACAAAGGAAACCACAGAGAAAGTTACAGTCAATTCTTTCAAAGGAAATCCAGCAGTCCCCTAAAGGGACCCAGAGTGCTACAGACATCTTTAAAGGAAGACTCTCACACCCTGCAGTTCATAGAACTGATCTCTACCCTAACAAGCAGCAACTCCTGAGTACAGGAGTTTCAAATCCTTTCATACAAACCAAGGAGGAACAAACTCATGAAAATCTTAGAggaagcaatgaaaatgaaaggacaatgatgcaaacaaataaacataatacATTAGGAACCATTCAGACAGATGACATTGatgatatttttgctttaatgGGTGTTTAG